One part of the Musa acuminata AAA Group cultivar baxijiao chromosome BXJ1-5, Cavendish_Baxijiao_AAA, whole genome shotgun sequence genome encodes these proteins:
- the LOC103986060 gene encoding probable serine/threonine-protein kinase PBL1 isoform X1: MGCFTVLKCKKKKIGCFGNKKRMIAAETVTCALPEPTQSGPSLQSAPPSFRNRTKPAQSGHRILNSRVRALSAPSTLVLADQYALASLEYDDQEECKGRGISVKDQRFSNPLPLPLPSPHTFSLRNLESFNLNNTSDPIVSSGPLPLPPLGGGGLRNFSYEEISAACQNFSVGRCMSEGLSTTIYKATFGDDSMSLKRSEATVTRLLPSCQGLKEFLNEVNVLASLQHPCLCKLLGFHAQEGSDERMLIYERLYHGSIDRLLHGGLDGRSMDWPTRMKVALCAAKGLAFLHEEGPFQAMYYEFSTSNIQVDKDFSAKLSGYGCASYNPDADVSDSSIATANLSAETLEQGLFTPKSNVWSFGIVLLELLTGRKNLDNRCPKEERNIVKWSRPFLADDCRLSLIMDPRMKGRFPPKSARTVADVALKCLRKDPSKRPTMRFIVEALKDVPDMKCPSRYPLQEPSVIAGKRMCKSPSLTGIIPPQTPPSFSISPPSKSQLLLSPRTSIPIPYPPLKCTTTRAVEDNRISSIRSCSPAMQRLEGF, translated from the exons ATGGGCTGTTTCACAGTCTTGaaatgcaagaaaaagaaaattgggtGTTTTGGAAACAAGAAACGCATGATCGCTGCAGAGACTGTTACATGTGCACTTCCGGAACCAACACAATCTGGACCATCCCTCCAGTCTGCCCCTCCAAGTTTCAGAAACAGAACAAAACCTGCACAATCTGGCCATCGGATACTCAACAGCAGAGTTCGGGCACTGTCTGCTCCTTCTACCCTCGTTTTGGCAGACCAGTATGCTCTTGCTTCACTAGAATATGATGACCAAGAAGAGTGCAAAGGCAGAGGTATCTCAGTGAAGGACCAACGCTTTTCAAATCCTTTGCCGCTGCCCCTTCCCTCGCCACATACTTTCTCTTTGAGGAACTTGGAAAGTTTTAACTTGAACAATACTAGTGATCCTATCGTATCATCTGGACCTCTACCATTGCCTCCATTAGGGGGAGGAGGCCTCCGGAACTTCTCTTATGAAGAGATTTCGGCTGCTTGTCAAAATTTTTCTGTGGGTCGATGCATGTCAGAAGGCCTTTCAACTACAATCTATAAGGCTACCTTTGGAGATGATAGCATGAGTTTAAAGAGAAGCGAAGCTACAGTTACTCGTTTACTTCCTTCCTGTCAG GGTTTGAAGGAGTTTTTGAATGAGGTGAATGTACTAGCATCCCTACAGCATCCCTGTCTCTGCAAGCTGCTTGGTTTCCATGCTCAAGAGGGGTCTGATGAGCGGATGTTAATTTATGAGAGGCTCTATCATGGAAGTATAGATCGACTTCTTCATGGGGGATTAGATGGTCGATCCATGGATTGGCCTACACGAATGAAGGTTGCCCTATGTGCTGCAAAAGGCCTTGcatttttgcatgaagaagggccTTTTCAG GCCATGTATTATGAGTTTTCAACTTCAAATATACAAGTTGACAAGGACTTCAGTGCAAAGCTATCAGGATATGGATGTGCAAGCTACAATCCAGATGCAGATGTCTCTGATTCTTCTATT GCTACTGCAAACCTATCAGCGGAGACCTTGGAGCAGGGGTTGTTCACTCCGAAGAGTAATGTCTGGAGTTTTGGAATAGTCCTTCTTGAACTGCTGACTGGTAGGAAAAATCTTGACAACCGCTGTCCCAAAGAAGAGCGAAACATTGTGAAATGGAGTAGACCTTTTCTTGCTGATGATTGTCGACTATCTCTTATCATGGATCCCCGTATGAAAGGGCGTTTCCCTCCAAAGTCTGCCCGAACTGTAGCAGACGTTGCACTAAAATGTCTCCGAAAGGATCCTTCGAAGAGGCCTACCATGAGGTTCATCGTCGAAGCACTCAAGGATGTTCCTGACATGAAATGCCCTAGCCGTTACCCCCTCCAAGAACCATCTGTCATTGCAGGGAAACGGATGTGCAAGTCTCCAAGTCTGACTGGCATCATTCCACCACAAACTCCTCCCAGTTTCTCAATTTCACCTCCGTCTAAAAGCCAATTGTTGCTTTCTCCAAGGACATCAATACCCATACCTTATCCGCCTCTTAAGTGCACTACTACACGTGCAGTAGAGGATAATAGGATAAGCAGTATCAGAAGCTGTTCGCCTGCTATGCAGAGGCTTGAAGGGTTTTGA
- the LOC103986060 gene encoding inactive protein kinase SELMODRAFT_444075 isoform X2, with translation MGCFTVLKCKKKKIGCFGNKKRMIAAETVTCALPEPTQSGPSLQSAPPSFRNRTKPAQSGHRILNSRVRALSAPSTLVLADQYALASLEYDDQEECKGRGISVKDQRFSNPLPLPLPSPHTFSLRNLESFNLNNTSDPIVSSGPLPLPPLGGGGLRNFSYEEISAACQNFSVGRCMSEGLSTTIYKATFGDDSMSLKRSEATVTRLLPSCQAMYYEFSTSNIQVDKDFSAKLSGYGCASYNPDADVSDSSIATANLSAETLEQGLFTPKSNVWSFGIVLLELLTGRKNLDNRCPKEERNIVKWSRPFLADDCRLSLIMDPRMKGRFPPKSARTVADVALKCLRKDPSKRPTMRFIVEALKDVPDMKCPSRYPLQEPSVIAGKRMCKSPSLTGIIPPQTPPSFSISPPSKSQLLLSPRTSIPIPYPPLKCTTTRAVEDNRISSIRSCSPAMQRLEGF, from the exons ATGGGCTGTTTCACAGTCTTGaaatgcaagaaaaagaaaattgggtGTTTTGGAAACAAGAAACGCATGATCGCTGCAGAGACTGTTACATGTGCACTTCCGGAACCAACACAATCTGGACCATCCCTCCAGTCTGCCCCTCCAAGTTTCAGAAACAGAACAAAACCTGCACAATCTGGCCATCGGATACTCAACAGCAGAGTTCGGGCACTGTCTGCTCCTTCTACCCTCGTTTTGGCAGACCAGTATGCTCTTGCTTCACTAGAATATGATGACCAAGAAGAGTGCAAAGGCAGAGGTATCTCAGTGAAGGACCAACGCTTTTCAAATCCTTTGCCGCTGCCCCTTCCCTCGCCACATACTTTCTCTTTGAGGAACTTGGAAAGTTTTAACTTGAACAATACTAGTGATCCTATCGTATCATCTGGACCTCTACCATTGCCTCCATTAGGGGGAGGAGGCCTCCGGAACTTCTCTTATGAAGAGATTTCGGCTGCTTGTCAAAATTTTTCTGTGGGTCGATGCATGTCAGAAGGCCTTTCAACTACAATCTATAAGGCTACCTTTGGAGATGATAGCATGAGTTTAAAGAGAAGCGAAGCTACAGTTACTCGTTTACTTCCTTCCTGTCAG GCCATGTATTATGAGTTTTCAACTTCAAATATACAAGTTGACAAGGACTTCAGTGCAAAGCTATCAGGATATGGATGTGCAAGCTACAATCCAGATGCAGATGTCTCTGATTCTTCTATT GCTACTGCAAACCTATCAGCGGAGACCTTGGAGCAGGGGTTGTTCACTCCGAAGAGTAATGTCTGGAGTTTTGGAATAGTCCTTCTTGAACTGCTGACTGGTAGGAAAAATCTTGACAACCGCTGTCCCAAAGAAGAGCGAAACATTGTGAAATGGAGTAGACCTTTTCTTGCTGATGATTGTCGACTATCTCTTATCATGGATCCCCGTATGAAAGGGCGTTTCCCTCCAAAGTCTGCCCGAACTGTAGCAGACGTTGCACTAAAATGTCTCCGAAAGGATCCTTCGAAGAGGCCTACCATGAGGTTCATCGTCGAAGCACTCAAGGATGTTCCTGACATGAAATGCCCTAGCCGTTACCCCCTCCAAGAACCATCTGTCATTGCAGGGAAACGGATGTGCAAGTCTCCAAGTCTGACTGGCATCATTCCACCACAAACTCCTCCCAGTTTCTCAATTTCACCTCCGTCTAAAAGCCAATTGTTGCTTTCTCCAAGGACATCAATACCCATACCTTATCCGCCTCTTAAGTGCACTACTACACGTGCAGTAGAGGATAATAGGATAAGCAGTATCAGAAGCTGTTCGCCTGCTATGCAGAGGCTTGAAGGGTTTTGA
- the LOC135674865 gene encoding probable LRR receptor-like serine/threonine-protein kinase IRK, which produces MLLGRRMRNLAFCLASLLLFCPLLAKSGSPGLNDDVLGLIVFKADILDPLSKLASWNEDEDDPCGWTGVKCNAKTNRVTELSLVGFSLSGKIGRGLLQLQSIQKLYLSKNNFSGSLNPKLSQLESLRVVDLSENNLSGVIPDEFFGQCRSLRSLSLANNAFTGHIPPSLGSCLTLAALNLSSNRLSGSLPKGLWSLYGLRSLDLSGNSLVGEIPGGISRLYNLRSISLRQNHLSGRLPDDMGSCLLLKYLDFSVNFLTGSLPDSMHRLSMCSHLRLASNLFSGKVPTWIGEMKNLEFLDLSRNWFSGRVPQSIGKLQLLKSLDLSRNRLTGGLPESIGACRSLTDLDLSDNSLTGNLPSWVFELKLQRISVFGNKMSGCISVGVSPTSDRSLSYLDLSGNAFSGAIPLVLGNLLSLRQLNLSWNLLSGSIPASILALETVEVLDLSRNLINGSIPLEIGKAVSLKELRLEKNSLTGEIPVQIGNCSSLTTMMLSQNNLTGPLPQTIANLTNLHKVDLSFNRLSGNLPKQLSNLPHLLSFNISHNLFSGDLPAGNFFNAIPPSSLSDNPGLCGSVVNRSCPTVLPKPIVLNPNSSTSSANTSLSSKNTRHKKIIFSISALIAIGAAAVIALGVITITILNMRVRASTDPHSAAALALSDGYYSNSPSTDANSGKLVMFSGSDPNFSTRAHTILNKDCELGRGGFGTVYKTILRDGRPVVIKKLTVSSLVKSQEDFEREVKKLGKLRHSNLVALEGYYWTQSLQLLIYEFVSGGSLYKHLHECSTSNPFSWQERFDIILGIARSLAYLHRLNIIHYNLKSSNILIDGSGEAKVGDYGLAKLLPMLDRYVLSSKIQSALGYMAPEFACRMVKITEKCDVYGFGVLLLEIITGRRPVEYMEDDVVVLCDVVRVALEEGRVDELVDGRLGGKFPAEEGVPVVKLGLICTSQVPSNRPGMSEVVSILEMIRCPQEHLENEST; this is translated from the exons ATGTTATTGGGCAGGAGGATGAGGAATCTGGCGTTCTGCTTGGCGTCCTTGCTGTTGTTTTGCCCTCTTCTGGCCAAATCAGGAAGCCCTGGTCTAAACGACGACGTGCTCGGCTTGATTGTCTTCAAGGCCGACATTCTGGATCCCCTGTCCAAGCTCGCTTCTTGGAACGAGGACGAAGACGATCCCTGCGGCTGGACCGGCGTCAAGTGCAATGCAAAGACCAACCGAGTCACTGAGCTCTCCTTAGTTGGCTTCTCCCTCTCGGGAAAGATCGGACGGGGCCTCCTCCAGCTCCAATCCATCCAGAAGTTGTACCTCTCCAAGAACAACTTCTCCGGGAGCCTCAATCCCAAGCTTTCCCAACTCGAGAGCCTTCGGGTTGTCGACCTCAGCGAAAACAACCTCTCCGGTGTAATCCCGGATGAATTTTTTGGGCAATGTAGGTCTTTAAGATCCCTCTCATTGGCGAACAACGCCTTCACAGGGCACATCCCACCGAGCCTCGGCTCTTGCTTAACGTTGGCGGCTTTAAATCTTTCCTCAAACCGGCTGTCCGGTTCTTTGCCCAAGGGGCTCTGGTCCTTATATGGTCTTCGATCACTTGATCTATCCGGCAATTCTCTGGTCGGCGAGATACCTGGCGGAATCAGTCGGCTATACAATCTGAGGTCAATCAGCTTGCGACAAAATCATCTCTCTGGTCGGTTGCCTGATGACATGGGCAGCTGTTTGCTGTTGAAATATCTGGATTTTAGTGTGAATTTTCTCACCGGGAGCCTTCCTGATTCTATGCACAGGCTCTCCATGTGCAGTCACTTGAGGCTGGCGTCGAACTTGTTCTCAGGCAAAGTTCCAACATGGATCGGAGAAATGAAAAACTTGGAGTTCCTTGATTTGTCCAGAAACTGGTTCTCCGGCAGAGTTCCTCAGTCGATTGGCAAGCTGCAGCTTCTTAAAAGTCTGGATTTGTCACGAAACAGGCTCACTGGAGGCTTGCCGGAATCAATTGGTGCTTGTAGAAGCCTGACGGACTTGGATTTAAGTGATAACTCTTTGACTGGAAATCTTCCATCCTGGGTTTTTGAGTTGAAGTTGCAGCGAATTTCAGTGTTCGGGAACAAAATGAGCGGTTGTATCTCCGTAGGAGTTTCCCCAACCAGTGATCGGAGTCTGAGTTACTTAGATTTGTCGGGAAATGCTTTCTCTGGTGCAATTCCATTGGTTCTCGGGAATCTTCTGAGCTTGCGGCAATTGAACCTGTCCTGGAATTTGCTTTCCGGATCTATACCAGCAAGTATTCTGGCACTGGAGACAGTGGAAGTCCTTGATCTTAGTAGGAACCTGATTAATGGGAGCATTCCACTGGAGATTGGGAAAGCAGTCTCTCTGAAGGAGCTGAGGCTGGAGAAGAACTCTCTGACTGGAGAAATCCCAGTACAGATAGGGAATTGCTCTTCCCTCACAACCAT GATGCTCTCGCAGAACAATCTCACGGGTCCATTACCCCAAACCATAGCCAACCTCACCAACCTTCACAAAGTAGATCTTTCGTTCAACCGACTAAGTGGAAACCTCCCAAAGCAGCTCTCCAATCTCCCCCATCTCCTCTCCTTCAACATATCCCACAATCTCTTCTCTGGGGACCTCCCTGCGGGAAACTTCTTCAATGCCATTCCACCTTCCTCCCTCTCTGACAACCCTGGTCTCTGTGGCTCAGTCGTGAACCGTTCCTGCCCCACTGTTCTTCCCAAGCCTATAGTCCTCAATCCTAACTCTTCCACTTCATCTGCCAATACCTCCCTTTCATCCAAGAACACCCGCCACAAGAAAATCATATTCAGCATATCTGCTCTTATTGCGATTGGAGCTGCTGCTGTTATTGCACTTGGTGTCATCACAATTACCATCCTTAACATGCGAGTCCGGGCCTCCACTGACCCCCATTCTGCTGCTGCCCTTGCTCTGTCTGATGGCTACTACAGCAATTCTCCTTCAACCGATGCAAATTCTGGCAAACTTGTAATGTTCTCCGGGAGTGATCCTAATTTCAGCACCCGAGCACATACAATCCTAAACAAGGACTGCGAGCTGGGTCGTGGGGGCTTTGGTACGGTCTATAAGACGATTCTCCGGGATGGGAGGCCTGTGGTCATCAAGAAGCTTACAGTTTCAAGCCTGGTGAAATCGCAGGAAGATTTCGAAAGGGAGGTTaaaaagctgggaaaactaagacATTCTAATCTAGTGGCCCTTGAAGGTTACTATTGGACGCAATCATTGCAGCTCCTCATATACGAGTTTGTCTCCGGTGGGAGCCTATATAAGCACCTGCATGAATGTTCCACCTCGAACCCCTTCTCGTGGCAAGAACGGTTTGATATTATTCTTGGGATCGCAAGAAGCTTAGCTTACCTACATCGGCTGAACATAATCCACTACAATCTCAAATCAAGCAACATCCTTATCGACGGCTCAGGTGAGGCCAAAGTTGGGGACTATGGACTGGCAAAACTATTACCGATGCTGGACCGCTATGTGCTTAGCAGCAAAATTCAGAGTGCACTTGGTTATATGGCACCAGAGTTTGCATGCCGGATggtgaagatcaccgagaagtgtgATGTCTACGGATTTGGAGTGTTGCTGCTGGAGATTATTACAGGAAGGCGACCTGTGGAGTACATGGAGGACGATGTGGTAGTGCTTTGTGATGTGGTGAGGGTCGCATTGGAAGAAGGAAGAGTTGATGAGCTAGTGGATGGGAGGCTCGGTGGGAAGTTTCCAGCAGAGGAGGGTGTGCCGGTGGTGAAGTTGGGGTTGATCTGTACATCGCAAGTCCCATCAAACCGGCCTGGCATGAGTGAAGTCGTAAGCATTTTGGAAATGATCAGATGCCCACAGGAGCACCTCGAGAACGAATCGACTTGA
- the LOC135675199 gene encoding probable WRKY transcription factor 70 has translation MEMLDQCYTAAHGLLLSPACNHAMVIEQLNRAHELTSQLQALLLPLLPGCSWSELARAQIREMQQCYTSALSRLQSDAGSCWSTPWDVRSVDDRRGSGYSSEEKRKNLDGDWPDNRKRRRKENSYSVVTSVQYDGHQWRKYGQKLIHGSKHPRSYFRCTYSTDQGCQARKTVQKDDSDADPPNYLVVYTMTHTCKNVVETNFPSVMESLVENSAASYDHRRPSSFVIQEQHLCPPLAATPNHSQSRSIPLFGDQELVHLLPSEVTGSVFSGTIDMKDGLLNLESTWESLELDAYMKTMVESMY, from the exons ATGGAGATGCTCGATCAATGTTACACAGCTGCTCATGGCCTACTACTCTCGCCTGCATGCAACCACGCGATGGTAATAGAGCAGCTCAATCGTGCGCATGAGCTCACAAGCCAACtgcaggctcttcttctgccgttACTTCCTGGCTGTAGCTGGTCGGAGCTTGCTAGGGCTCAGATCAGAGAGATGCAACAGTGCTATACCTCCGCTCTCTCCAGGCTCCAGTCTGATGCCGGTAGCTGCTGGTCAACGCCTTGGGATGTACGCAGCGTTGATGATCGGAGAGGTTCTGGTTATTCTTCGGAGGAGAAAAGGAAGAACTTAGACGGGGACTGGCCTGATAATCGCAAGCGAAG GAGGAAAGAAAACTCTTACTCGGTAGTCACATCAGTCCAGTATGATGGCCATCAGTGGAGGAAGTATGGGCAGAAGTTGATCCACGGTTCCAAACATCCAAG AAGCTACTTCAGGTGCACTTACAGCACAGATCAAGGGTGCCAAGCAAGAAAGACGGTGCAAAAGGATGATAGCGATGCGGATCCACCCAACTATCTCGTAGTCTATACCATGACACACACCTGCAAGAACGTCGTCGAGACCAACTTCCCTTCCGTGatggaatcacttgttgaaaactcAGCAGCGTCGTATGACCACCGTAGACCGAGCTCCTTCGTCATCCAAGAGCAGCACCTTTGTCCTCCATTGGCGGCCACGCCCAACCATAGCCAGAGTCGTAGCATCCCATTGTTCGGTGATCAAGAGCTGGTGCATCTGTTACCCTCCGAAGTGACAGGATCAGTTTTCTCCGGCACAATTGATATGAAGGATGGGTTATTGAACTTAGAATCAACGTGGGAATCCCTTGAACTGGATGCATATATGAAGACGATGGTGGAGAGTATGTACTAA